CGCCGAACTGACCGACGAGGTGAAGCGACTCGCCAATGTGCTGACGGAGCTGGGCGTCGGTGCGGGCGACCGCGTCGCGATCTATCTGCCGATGATCCCCGAAGCGGTCGCCGCGATGCTCGCGGTCGCCCGCATCGGCGCAATCCACTCCGTGGTCTTCGGCGGGTTCTCGGCCGACAGCCTGCGAGCGCGGATCGACGACGCCGGCGCCCGGGTCGTGATCACCGCCGACGGCGGCTACCGCAAGGGCAAGGTGTCGCCGCTGAAGCCGGCCGTCGACCTCGCACTCGGCGACCGCAACGGCTCGGGCCCGCAGGAGACCGTCGAGCACGTGATCGTCGTCAAGCGCGGCGGGAACGATGTCGACTGGACGCAGGGGCGCGACCTCTGGTGGCACGACGTCGTGCCGCAGGCATCCGGAGATCACGAGGCCGAGGCGTTCCCCGCCGAGAACCCGCTGTTCATCCTGTACACCTCCGGCACGACGGGAAAGCCCAAGGGCATCCTCCACACCTCCGGCGGATACCTCACGCAGGCAGCGTTCACGAACAAGGTCGTGCACGACATCCATCCCGAGACGGATGTGTTCTGGTGCACCGCCGACATCGGGTGGATCACCGGACACAGCTACGTCGCCTACGGTCCCCTCGCCAACGGCGCGACGCAGGTCATCTACGAGGGCACGCCGGACTCCCCGCATCCCGGCCGCTGGTGGGAGATCGTCGAGAAGTACGGTGTGACGATCCTCTACACGGCGCCGACGGCGATCCGATCGTTCATGAAGATCGGCCGTGCGGTGCCGCAGAAGTTCGACCTCTCGTCCCTGCGACTGCTCGGATCGGTGGGTGAGCCCATCAACCCCGAGGCGTGGATGTGGTACCGGAAGATCATCGGCGGCAAGACCGCCCCGATCGTCGACACCTGGTGGCAGACCGAGACCGGGGCGATCATGATCTCCGCGTTGCCGGGCGTCACCGAGACCAAGCCCGGGTCGGCGCAGGTGCCGCTCCCCGGCATCTCGGTCGACGTCGTCGACGAGGACGGCTCGCACGTCGGAAACGGAAACGGCGGCCTGCTGGTCGTCACCGAGCCGTGGCCGTCGATGCTGCGCGGCATCTGGGGGGACCCGGACCGATTCGTCGAGACCTACTGGGAGAAGTTCCAGAAGCAGGGCTACTACTTCGCCGGCGACGGCGCGCGCCTCGACGACGACGGCGACGTGTGGCTGCTCGGCCGCGTCGACGACGTCATGAACGTGTCCGGCCATCGCCTGTCGACGACCGAGATCGAGTCGGCGCTCGTGGCCAACGAGGCGGTGGCCGAAGCCGCCGTCGTCGGCGCCTCCGACGAGACCACGGGTCAGGCCGTCGTCGCGTTCGTCATCGTGAAGCAGTCCTACCTCGACGAGCACTCCGCCGAGGGGCTCGCCCAGTCGCTGCGCGGCTGGGTCGGGGAGCAGATCGGCCCGATCGCCCGGCCCCGGGACGTCTACATCGTGGGCGAGCTGCCCAAGACGCGGTCCGGCAAGATCATGCGCCGCCTGCTGCGCGACGTGGCCGAGGGCCGCGAGGTCGGCGACACCACGACACTCGCCGACACCGCCGTCATGAGCGTCATCTCGGCCCAGGTCACGTAGCAGCGAAGACGACGGATGCCCCGGCACGTGCTGTGCCGGGGCATCCGTCATCTGCTTCTAGGCGTAGGAGAAGACGACCTCGACCTCGACGGGCGCGTCGAGCGGAAGCACGGGCACGCCGACGGCGGACCGCGCGTGCCGGCCGGCCTCGCCGAAGATCTCGCCGAGCACCTCGCTGGCGCCGTTGATCACTCCGGGCTGCCCGGTGAACTCCGGAACGGATGCCACGAACCCGACCACCTTGATCACGCCGGTGAGCCGGTCGACACCGCCCACGGCGGCCGCGGCAGCCGCGATCGCGTTGAGTGCGCACTGACGCGCGTAGGACTTCGCGTCGGATGCCGGCACCAGGCCGTGACCGTCGCCCACCTTGCCGGTCGCCGGCAGCGAGCCGGAGATCATCGGCAGCTGACCCGCCGTGAACACGAGGTCGCCGTGCGCCTTCGCCGGCACGTACGCTGCGACGGGCGGGACGACGTCGGGAAGATCGATGCTGAGCTCCGCGAGCTTCTGGGTGACGCTCACGCCGTGCCCTCCTCGAACTGCCTCGCGGCCTGTGCCGCGGCACCGAGGCCCGCGTTCGCCTCACCGGCGCCGCTCGGCCGCTTGAGATAGGCGACGAGCCCACCCTCCGGCCCGGGAACGACCTGCACGAGCTCCCAGCCCTGCTTGCCCCAGTTGTTGAGGATCGCGGCGGTGTTGTGGATCAGAAGGGGCGTGGTGAGATACTCCCACGTCGTCATCGCGGCTCCTCGAGTCGGCGTGCGGAAACGGGCTGGTGAAGGCTGGGAAACACCCGGTGGGCGCACGTCCGTCAGGGAATCGCCCAGGTAGTTCCCTTACGATCAAGCCTATGCCTGATACCAATCGATCGGCTAGCGGTGTGCTCGGCGGTCTCGCCGGCCTCGTCGGCCTCAGCGCTGTCGCCGGCGTCCTCGTCGCGGCGACCGTGACTCCCGCCATCGCCCTCTCCGGCGCGGCAGCCACCAGCGCGATCACGATGTTCGACAACCTTCCGAGCGTGCTCGACATCGACAAGCTCATGCTCCCGACCACGCTGTGGGTGAAGACCGACCCCACGAAGGACGACTACGTCGTCATGACGCAGTTCTACGACCAGAACCGCTCGCCCGTGGACTACAACGAGGTCGCTCCCGTCATGTACGACGCGATTCTCTCCAGTGAGGACCCGCGGTACTACCAGCACGGCGGCGTCGACCTGATCGGCACGACCCGCGCGGTGCTGTCTAACATTCAGGGCGGCGGCGAGACGCAGGGTGGCTCGACCATCAGCCAGCAGTACGTCAAGAACATCCTCGTCCAGCGCTGCGAGGCGGACGCCAAGACCGAGTACAAGACCGACGAGAACGGCGAGGTGGTCGTCGACGAGAACGGCCAGGCCGTCGTCGAGGTCTCCCTCGAGCAGGCGAAGCTCGACTGCTGGACGCAGGCGACCACTGCGGCAGGCGACGAGGGCATCCAGCGCAAGCTCCAGGAGATGCGCTACGCGATCGCCCTCGAGAAGAAGTACGACAAGGAGACGATCCTTCTCGGCTACCTCAACATCGCCAACTTCGGCGGCACCACGTACGGCATCGACGCTGCCGCTCGGTACTACTTCGGCGTCGCGGCGAAGGATCTGACGCTCGGCCAGGCGGCGACGCTGGCCGGCATCGTCCAGAACCCCAACACGTACAAGATCGACAAGCCCAAGGGCTCGATCGTCGACGGCGACGGCGTCGGGTACAACAAGGCGCCCGACGGGCTCATCGACGATGTCAACCCGAAGCAGATCGCCGCGCTGACCTCGAAGCTCGACGCCGGCGAGATCACGCAGGAGCAGTACCTCGCCGCAGCAGACGGCTACAGCTCGACCAAGGGCCGTCAGCTCTACGTGCTCTCCCGCATGCTCGACGACGGGAAGATCACGCAGGAGCAGTACGACGCCGCGGTGCTCGAGCCGATCGTTCCCAAGATCACCTCGCCCAAGGTCGGCTGCGCCGCCGCAACGGGCCTCGAGTACTTCTGCCAGTACGTGCGCTACGTCATCCAGCAGGATCCCGCGTTCGGTGCGACGCAGGAGGAGCGCACCGAGAGCCTCCGCCGCGGCGGCCTGAACGTGTACACGACCCTCGACATGCGACTCCAGAAGGAGGCGCAGAGCACCATGAACACGCTGGCCCCGTCGTCGGTTCCCGGCGGCTACTTCGGCGCGACGTCGATCAGCCTCGAGGCTTCGACCGGCCGCATCCTGGCGGTCGCGCAGAACACGAAGTTCAGCGAGTCGATCACCGACGACCCGAACTACTCGTCGATCGTCTACGCCGGCGATCTGAAGTTCGGCGGGTCCCGCGGGTTCAGCGCCGGGTCGACGTTCAAGCTCTTCACCCTCATCGACTGGCTCGAAAAGGGCCACTCGGTCAACGAGGTCGTCAACGGCCGCAACCGCATCATCAAGGAGTTCCCCGACTCCTGCTACAACGGCGGCACGTACTACAACTCGAACTGGAACCCGAAGAACTTCAAGAACCAGTCGGGTTACGTCGGCACGCCGATGCAGTTCACCCGTGACTCGCTGAACACCGGATTCCTCGCGATGGCCTCCGAGCTCGACCTGTGCGACATCGGCAAGGCCGCGACGCGCATGGGCGTCGAACTCGGCACCGGCGAGCCGATCGTGATGACCGGTCCGAACAAGGTGATCGGTGACGACGCCATCTCGCCCCTCGCGATGGCCTCGGCCTACGCGACGGTCGCGAACAAGGGCATCCAGTGCCAGCCGCAGGCGATCGACCGCGTGACCGACTCGGACGGCAAGGAGATCGCCAAGCCGGACCGCAAGTGCAGCCAGGTCATCGACCCCGCTGTCGCGGCGACCGCGGCCTACGCCTTCCAGGGCGTGATGGCTCCCGGCGGAAGCGCCTACCCCGGCAACCCGTTCGACGGCACCCAGGTGATGGGGAAGACCGGCACGCACGAGGAGACCCACACCTGGATCATCGAGTCCAGCACCAGGGTCACCACCGCCGTGTGGACGGGCAACGTGCAGGGCGAGATCTCGCTCTACGACAAGTACTGGACCGGCAGCTACGAGCCGCTGAGCCGCATCCGCTTCCAGATGGCGAGGCAGCTTCAGCACCTCGCCAACCAGCTCTATCCGGCCGGCGGCTTCCCCGGCCCCGACAGCAACCTGTCGCGCCAGGTCTACACGGACCTTCCCAGTGTCGTCGGCAAGTCGCTGGACGAGGCCAGGAGGATCCTGCAGGACGCCGGATTCGAGGTGACGGTGGGCGCCCCGGTCGATTCCGACATGCAGAAGGATCTCGTCGCGACGCAGAGCCCGGGTGCGGGCAGGGTCGCGGGCGGCACCGTGGTGACGATCAACCCGAGCAACGGGCAGGGCCTCACCGTGCCGGATGTCTCCGGGCGCAAGCTCGACCGTGCGATCGCGGAGCTGCGCCAGGCAGGATTCGGCAACGTGCTGCCCGGAGCGTGCACGCAGCGCGACGACGCCGATCCCCAGGGTGACGCGACGGGCACCAAGCCCGCCGCGGGCACCGTGACCAACCGCAACACCGCCATCACCGTGGACTACGCCGCATCCGACTGCGGCGGCGGCAACGGCAACGGCAACGGCAACGGCGACGGCTAGTGCCGCACAGCGCATCCCGCGCCGCCCTCACCACGCTCGGCGTGGTGGGGGCGGTCGGCGCAGGTGCCGCGGTGTGGGGGGTCGGCATCGAGCGATACCTCTTCACCGTCCGCTGGCACGAGCTCGCCATCCTGCCCGCGGGCTCGCGTCCGCTGCGCATCCTTCATCTGTCCGACGCGCACATGGCGCCGTGGCAGCACCGCAAGCAGCAATGGATCGCAGCGCTCGCTGACCTCGAGCCGGACCTCGTGATCAACACGGGCGACAACATGGGTCACCACGACGGCCTGCGCGGCCTGCGTGCGGCGTTCGACCCGCTACGCGGCATCCCGGGGTTCTTCGTCCACGGCTCGAACGATCACACGGCTCCGTCTCCCCGGAACCCGTTCAAGTACTTCCTCGGCCCGTCCCGGACATCCGGCCGGAACCGCACGGAGCCGCTCGACACCCAGGCGCTCGACGGCTACTTGACGGACGAGCTCGGCTGGGTCGACCTCAACAACGCGGTCGGATCGGCGGATGCCGCCGGCACGCGCATCGAGGCGTTCGGCGTCAGCGACGCGCATCGCGACTGGGACCGGCTGGATGTGCTCCCCGACCTGCTGTCCGGGCTGCGCGCCGACTCCCCGCGCGCGCTGACGATCGGAGTCACGCATGCGCCCTACCGCCGTGTGCTCGACGAGTTCACCGACCTGGGCGCCGAGGTGATCTTCGCCGGACACACCCACGGCGGGCAGGTGCGCATCCCCGGTTCGCCCGCCGCGCTGGTCGCGAACTGCGACATCCCGCTGCGCCAGGCCCGCGGCCTCAGCGACTGGTCGCACGGGGGACGACGCATCCCGCTCAATGTGAGCGCCGGTCTCGGCCACTCGATCTACGCTCCGGTGCGGTTCGCGTGCCGTCCCGAGGCGTCGCTGCTCACCCTCAGCGCTCGTCCCTGAGACGAAGGCCCGGCCCGGTTCGGCGCACGGCTTCGGATCGGTTAGACTCGGAGGGTTGCAAAACGGGGTGTGGCGCAGCTTGGTAGCGCGCGTCGTTCGGGACGACGAGGCCGCAGGTTCAAATCCTGTCACCCCGACCGGAGAGGCCACGAGGTGAGGAGCACATGACAACTCCTCGCCTCGTCGCCTTCGATCTCGATGACACCCTCGCGCCGTCCAAGAGCGCGATCGACCCGCGCATCGGCGATCTTCTCATCGCCCTCGCCGACCGGGTCGAGGTCGCCATCATCTCCGGCGGCCAGCTCGCCCAGTTCACGACGCAGGTGGTCGATCGACTGCCGGATGCCTCTGCTGTGACTCTCGCGCGCCTCCACCTGCTGCCCACCTGCGGCACGCAGTACTACCGCCTCACGCCCGACGGCATCACGACCGTCTACGCGCATTCGCTGACGGACGACCAGAAGGCGCGCGCACTCGCCGCCGTCGAGGGCGAGGCGCGGCGTCTGGGGCTCTGGGAGTCCGAGACGTGGGGCGACATCCTCGAGGACCGCGGTTCGCAGATCACGTTCTCCGCGCTCGGCCAGCGGGCACCGCTCGACGCGAAGATCGCGTGGGATCCCACCGGATCGAAGAAGAGCACGCTCCGGGCCGCCGTCGCCGAGCGCATCCCCGACCTCGAGGTCCGCTCGGGCGGATCGACGTCCGTCGACATCACGCACCAGGGCATCGACAAGGCCTACGGCATGACCCGGCTGTCCGAGCAGACAGGCATCCCCCTCGACGACATGCTGTTCGTCGGCGACCGCCTCGACCCCGACGGCAACGACTATCCCGTTCTGGCGATGGGCGTGGCCTGCCACGCGGTGGAGGGCTGGGAGGACACCGCCGCGTTCCTCGACGGCCTCATCCCCACCCTCCCGCCGCGCGACTAGACCTTCGTGGTGCGTGCCCGCGCCGGCGCACGCCGGGGGGCAGCAGCGATCGGCTGCAGTCGCGCGAGCTGCGTCACGTGCCGCGGCTCGAGCTCTGCCAGCGAGGCGACGCCGAGCAGCTGCATCGTTCGCTCGATCTCGGTGCGCAGGATCTGGATCGTGCGGTCGACGCCTTCCCGGCCGCCCGCCATCAAGCCGTAGAGGTACGCGCGCCCGATGAGGGTGAACTTCGCGCCGAGCGCGATCGAGGCGACGATGTCGGCTCCGTTCATGATGCCCGTATCGATCATCACCGTCGCGTCCTTGCCGACCTCGCGGACGACGGTGGGCAGCAGATGGAACGGGATCGGCGCGCGGTCGAGCTGGCGGCCGCCGTGGTTCGACAGGATGATGCCGTCGACGCCGGCGTCGATGAGCCGGACCGAGTCCTCGACGTTCTGCACACCCTTCACCACGATCTTGCCGGGCCAGATGTCGCGGATGATCGCCAGATCGTCGTAGCTGATCGTGGGGTCCATCGCGGCGTTCAGCAGCTCACCGACCGTGCCGCCGGTCGTCGAGAGCGACGCGAACTCGAGCTTCGGGGTGGTGAGGAAGTCGTACCACCACCACGGGCGCGGGATGGCGTTCACGATCGTGCCGAGCGTGAGCTGCGGCGGAATCGCGAACCCGTTCCTCTTGTCGCGCAGTCGGGCCCCCGCGACGGGTGTGTCCACCGTGAACTGCAGGGTGTCGAATCCGGCTTCCGCCGCCCGGCGCGCCAGTCCGTAGGAGATCTCGCGATCGCGCATGACGTACAGCTGGAACCAGTTGCGACCGTGCGGGTTCGCCGCCTTCACCCCTTCGATCGAGGTGGTGCCGAGCGTCGAGAGGGTGAACGGGATGCCCGCGGCCCCCGCCGCCGATGCGCCGGCGACCTCTCCCTCGGTCTGCATCAGGCGGGTGAAGCCCGTCGGCGCGATGCCGAACGGCAGCGCGCTCGGACCACCGAGGATCTCGACCGAGGTGTCGACCTCGGGTGCGGGACGGAGGATGCCCGGATGGAACTCGATGTCCTCGAACGCCTGCCGGGCGCGCGAGAGCGAGAGCTCGCCTTCGGCCGCGCCATCGGTGTAGTCGAAGGCCGCCTTCGGCGTTCGACGCTTCGCGATCGTGCGCAGGTCGTAGATCGTGAGGGCCGCGTCCAGACGACGCTTCTTGCCGTCGAACTCGGGCTTCTTGAACTTCATCAGCTCGAGGAGCTCTGCGGGATTGGGCAGCTGACGCTGAACCATGTGGGTTCTTTCCTTCACTCGGTGCGGCGGGACAGGCCCGCTTCGGCGTAGTAGCCGGTGATGTGGTCGTGAATGCGGGTGCGGGCGAGCGCGGTGTCGCCCGCGTCGACGGCGTCGAGGATCGCGCGGTGCTCGCGGCGCAGTCGGCCGGCAGCGGCATCCCAGTCGTCGATGCCGGCGGCTCCTGCTTGCACGTACGACTCGATCGCCGTGCGCAGCCCCGCCATCATCGCGGCGATGACGACGTTGCCGGATGCCTCGGCCAGCGCCAGGTGGAGCTGCGCGTCCAGCGCGAGGAACTCGGCCGGCGTGAGATCGGCCGAGTCCATCGCGTCGACGACGGCGCGCGCCGCCCTCGTGTCGCGCTCGGGGTCGCCGGCAAGCGCATCGACGACGGCTGATTCCAGGACGAGACGCGTGCGTACGACGTCGTCGAGGGGGAAGCCCTGCGCGGCGACCTGGAGGCGCAGCAGCGCCGACATGCCGCCCTGCGGGGTGGCGATGATGATGGCGCCGGCCGACGGCCCCGAGCCCGTGGCTGTGCGGATGAGACCCATGACCTCGAGGACGCGCAGCGCCTCGCGCACGCTCGAACGGCCCACACCCAGTGAGGCGGCGAGCTCGCGCTCGGGCGGCAGGCGGTCGCCCGGGCGCAGCGTGCCGTCGAGCAGGTCGGTCTCGACCCGTTCCAGCACGACCTGCCATGCCCGTGCGGTCGGCGTCTGCGTTGACTGGGCCACGGAACTCCCTCGACGATTGTGGTCAGACCACAGTATCGTGTGGTCCGACCACAAGCAACCGGTACCCTGGCGCCATGGATCCCCTCCTCGTCGTCCTCATCGTCGCGGGCGCGGCCTGCGCCTTCTGCTGGATCGCCTCGCTCATCACCAAGGACACCTCCTGGGTCGATCGCCTGTGGTCGATCGTTCCCGTCGTGTACGTCTGGATCTTCGCGATCTCGGGGATTCTGGGCGGCGAGGACGCCACCCGCCTGATCGTGATGGCGGTGCTGGTGACGGCGTGGGGCGCGCGCCTCACCTTCAACTTCGCCCGCAAGGGCGGGTACACCGGCATGGAGGACTACCGCTGGGCCATCCTGCGCGGTCGCATGAAGCCGTGGCAGTTCCAGCTGTTCAACCTGTTCTTCATCGTGCTGTACCAGAACGCCCTGCTGGTGCTCATCACGCTCCCGGCCTACATCGCCTGGCAGCATCCGGTGCCGTTCGGCGGGTGGGATGCCGCGTTCGCCCTGCTCTTCGCGGCGTTCCTCGTGGGAGAGTTCGTCGCCGACCAGCAGCAATGGGACTTCCACGAGAAGAAGAAGGCCGCAAGGGGCACCCTCGAGCCGGGATTCGTCACGAGCGGCCTCTTCGCCTACAGCCGTCACCCGAACTTCTTCTTCGAGCAGGCCCAGTGGTGGGCGTTCTACGCGATCGGTGCGGCCGCGCTCGTGACCGACGGCGGCGGATGGCTGAACTGGACGATCGCGGGAGCCGCGCTGCTCACGCTGCTGTTCATCGGCTCGACGGTCTTCACGGAGTCGATCACCGCGTCGAAGTACCCCGCGTACGCCGAGTACCGCCGGACGACCTCGATGCTGATCCCGCTCCCCCGCCGTCGCGGTGCGGCAGCGCCCGAGATCTCTTAGGCCTCAGGCTCCCGCGTACCCGCGCGGGTTGCGTGACTGCCAGTTCCAGTAGTCACGGCAGGCGTCGTCGATCGTGAGGCGCGTCGCCCACCCCAGCTCGCGTCCGGCCTTCGAGGGGTCGCCGTAGGTGGCGGCGACGTCGCCGGGGCGGCGCGGCGCCAGCCGCTTCGGGATCTCGCGTCCGCTCGCCCGCTCGAACGCGGCGATCAGCTCGAGGACTGAGACGGGCTCGCCGGTGCCGAGGTTGTAGACGTCGTACCCGGGCGTGGCCTGCTCGAGGGCGGCGACGTGGCCGGCGGCGAGATCGGTGACGTGGATGTAGTCGCGCTGTCCCGTTCCGTCGGGGGTGTCGTAGTCGGTGCCGAACACCGCCACCTCGGGGAGGGACCCGATCGCGACGCGCGACACGAAGGGCATGAGATTGTTCGGGATGCCGTGCGGGTCCTCGCCGATGAGGCCCGACGGGTGCGCGCCGACCGGGTTGAAGTAGCGCAGGCTGATCGCCCGCAGGTCGGGGTCGGCGGCTGCGGCGTCGGAGAGGATCTCCTCGATGATGCGCTTGGTCTTGCCGTAGGGGTTCGCGAGGTCGATGCCGGTGGGCGACTCCTCGGTGAGCGGGAGCTGCTCAGGCGTGCCGTAGACCGTCGCGGAGCTGGAGAACACGATCGTGCGGATGCCCTCCGCCGCCATCACCTCGAGCAGCGTGATCGACGATCCGAGGTTGACGTCGTAGTAGCGCACCGGCTCCGCCATCGATTCGCCGACGGCCTTCAGTCCCGCGAGGTGGATCACGGCGTCGACGGGCGCGTTCCTGCGCAGGAAGTCCGTCAGCGCCTGCCGGTCGCGCACATCGGCGACGAGCAGGGGCACGGTCGTCCCCGTGATCTGCTCGACGCGCGCAACCGCCTCGGGGCTGGTGCCCGACATGTCATCCACGATGAGCACGTCGTGGCCGGCCTCGAGGAGCGCGATCGCGGTGTGCGCGCCGATGTAGCCGGCACCGCCGGTGAGGAGAACTCGCATCGTCCCAGACTAGTTGGCGCCGATTCGCCCACCCGATTCGCGCAGGTAGCATTCCGCGCACATCGACTCGTAGGTGACGCGCGCCGTCGACAGCTCGTCGATCGCGACCTGGTCGCCGTCGAACACGAACCGGCCACCGACGAGGCGGGCGTTGAAGAGCGCCTTGCGCCCGCAGCGGCAGATCGTCTTGAGCTCCTCGAGGCTGTGGGCGAGTTCCAGCAGTCGACGGGATCCCGGAAAGGCCTGCGTCTGGAAGTCCGTGCGGATGCCGTATGCGAGCACCGGGACGTGATCGAGCACGACGATCCGCAGCAGGTCGTCGACCTGCTCACGGGTGAGGAACTGCGCCTCATCGATCATCAGGCACGCCACGTCGGGCGCGGCGCCGGTCGCCGAGGACTCCGGGATCAGCGCGTCCTCGGCGCGCTCCCGCACGCGCTCCCGATGCTCCGCGAAGAGCGCCCGGACGTCGGCGCCCGGCGGAATGAGGAAGTCGACGGTGCGCTCGACGCCGAGGCGGCTGGAGATCTGGTCCGCGCCCTTGGTGTCGATCTCGGGCTTGGCCAGGAGCACGTGCTGCCCGCGCTCCTCGTAGTTGTACGCGGCCTGCAGGAGCGACGTCGACTTGCCGGAGTTCATCGCGCCGTAGCGGAAGTACAGTTTGGCCACCCGGCGAGTCTACGGAAGTCAGCGGCCTCCGAACCCGCCTCCGCCTCCCCCGCCGCCGGAGAATCCGCCGCCCGACGACCCTCCCGACGACGACCAGCTCGAACTCGACGACGACCCGCTCGAACTCGATCCGCCGCTCGAGACCGGAGTGGCCGCGAGCCGTCCGATCGACTGCGACGCGTCCGAGAGCGAGCGCGAGGTGACGACGTCGAAGAGAGAGGCGCGGGAGGCGGCATCCGTGCCTGTGGCGGTTCGGATGACCTCGACCCATTCGCGCTCGAGGCCGAACAGCACCGCATACGGGAGGAGTCGCTCGTAGAGGTTCACCACCTCGGATCCTTCGACGTTCGGATTGTCGCCGTAGCGGCGGACGCCTGAGGAGACGAGGTCGGCCGAGCGCGGCGACTGGGCGGCGCGCAGGCGGTCCTCCTCGGCCAGACGGAGATAGTCGCGGATGCCGTCGAGATACGTGCGGTGCCGTCCGCCGGCGACCGTCAGCACGGTCGCGGGCATGTCGACGAGCGGCAGACCGAAGGTCGCGAAGAATCCGCTCGCGATCGCCGCGAAATAGATGAGGCTCCCCCAGCCGCCGAGCGGCGCGAGGATCTCCCAGGTGAAGTCGCCCACGAAGATGAGCAGCAGGGCGAGCGCCACACCGCTGAGCTGCGCGAGACCGCGCACCGCCGTGATCCACCCCGGGAGCTCGGCGCGGTAGCCCCGCTGCACGGTGGCCGTGTCGATCCGGCGCACGTAGGTCACCGCTCGGCTCGGCGGCTTGCGCGCGAACGCGCCGAGATCGATCCGCGCACCGACGCCGGCGTTCCTGCCGAAGAGCGTGTCGACGACCCGACGGTCGTCGTGCTCCAGCCCGTCGGTGTCGGTGAGGACCACCCCGAAGTCCTCGGCATCCGCTCGATCGCCCTCGGCGACGATCTCGACCTTGTCGCGCACGGCGAGATCGACGACGTGCGCCGCCAGCGCCCTGCCCGGTTCGTCGAGCACACCGGCCGACAGGGTCAGCGACTCGTCGACGGGCGGGGTGTACTGCACGATCACGGGGGCGTCGTCGGGGTTGCGACGCGCCACGGCCCGCACGACGAGCACGAAGACGAGCCCGCCGATGCCGGCGAGCAGCGCGAGCGAGGGCAGGATCCAGTGCCACCAGGGGTACGGCGGAGGAGGAGGCGGGGTCGGCGCCGCGAACGTGCCCTGCGCGAACCCGATGGCGACCGTGACGTTCTCGTCGGGCCCGAGATCCGAGTCTCGTGCGGTGAACACGACCGGCGACGCGTCGTCGACGATCGTCGGTCCGAGCCACGGCACGAGCTCGAGGGGCCACGGTTCGCCCGCCGCCGGTCCGGTGATCTCGCACTGCTCGGTCGAGCCCGCCGGACCGGTGTAGCAGTACGCGCGGCCGGGAAGGAGACCGGATGCCGCGTCCCCCGTCACGTGCACGCGTGCGGTGACCTCGTCGAAGGGCTGGGCGTGGTCGACGCCGACCGTGTCCCAGAGGAACTCATCGGCATCCGTGTCGTCGTAGCGCAGCACGACATCGCTCTGCGCATAGGTGATCACATACGTCTGCACGCCGCGCACGAACGAGTCGTCGCCGGTGAGGACGTAGACCCACTCACCGTCGGACTCCGTCCACCACGGGATCGGTGCGCCGCCCGCGCCCGTCACGTCGATGACCTCGGTGCCGAGCGACAGTCCGCTGTCGATCGTCGGCAGTGCCCGCACGATCCCCTTGTTCTGGTCGACGTCGGGGAATCGCGCGACGATCGTCTCGGTGGTCACGAGGTGGCTCGTCCCGTCGGCCGCCCGCGCCAGGTGGTAGTCCGCCTCGAACGAGTCGAAGGAGAAGTCGTCGACCGACCCGGCGAGCTGCGCCAGGCCCGCGGTGGGAGCATCCACTCGGGCGGCGAACGCGGCGGGGTCGCCCCCGGGCAGACGCAGCAGCGCGAGGAGCGCGCACGCGAGCACGATCACGGCCACGACGATCCACAGCCATGCGCGACGGGCAGGGCGGCGCACCGGCGAGGTCATGCCCCCACCCTAGGGGCGGGCGGCCTCAGGCCGGGAGGTTCTCAGGCGGAGAGGGCGAGGGTCGCAGCGGTCTCGGTGAGGGACTCCTCGGCGACCGCAGGACGCTGGT
This window of the Microbacterium sp. SSM24 genome carries:
- a CDS encoding alpha-hydroxy acid oxidase, giving the protein MVQRQLPNPAELLELMKFKKPEFDGKKRRLDAALTIYDLRTIAKRRTPKAAFDYTDGAAEGELSLSRARQAFEDIEFHPGILRPAPEVDTSVEILGGPSALPFGIAPTGFTRLMQTEGEVAGASAAGAAGIPFTLSTLGTTSIEGVKAANPHGRNWFQLYVMRDREISYGLARRAAEAGFDTLQFTVDTPVAGARLRDKRNGFAIPPQLTLGTIVNAIPRPWWWYDFLTTPKLEFASLSTTGGTVGELLNAAMDPTISYDDLAIIRDIWPGKIVVKGVQNVEDSVRLIDAGVDGIILSNHGGRQLDRAPIPFHLLPTVVREVGKDATVMIDTGIMNGADIVASIALGAKFTLIGRAYLYGLMAGGREGVDRTIQILRTEIERTMQLLGVASLAELEPRHVTQLARLQPIAAAPRRAPARARTTKV
- a CDS encoding FadR/GntR family transcriptional regulator; the protein is MAQSTQTPTARAWQVVLERVETDLLDGTLRPGDRLPPERELAASLGVGRSSVREALRVLEVMGLIRTATGSGPSAGAIIIATPQGGMSALLRLQVAAQGFPLDDVVRTRLVLESAVVDALAGDPERDTRAARAVVDAMDSADLTPAEFLALDAQLHLALAEASGNVVIAAMMAGLRTAIESYVQAGAAGIDDWDAAAGRLRREHRAILDAVDAGDTALARTRIHDHITGYYAEAGLSRRTE
- the galE gene encoding UDP-glucose 4-epimerase GalE; this encodes MRVLLTGGAGYIGAHTAIALLEAGHDVLIVDDMSGTSPEAVARVEQITGTTVPLLVADVRDRQALTDFLRRNAPVDAVIHLAGLKAVGESMAEPVRYYDVNLGSSITLLEVMAAEGIRTIVFSSSATVYGTPEQLPLTEESPTGIDLANPYGKTKRIIEEILSDAAAADPDLRAISLRYFNPVGAHPSGLIGEDPHGIPNNLMPFVSRVAIGSLPEVAVFGTDYDTPDGTGQRDYIHVTDLAAGHVAALEQATPGYDVYNLGTGEPVSVLELIAAFERASGREIPKRLAPRRPGDVAATYGDPSKAGRELGWATRLTIDDACRDYWNWQSRNPRGYAGA
- a CDS encoding metallophosphoesterase: MPHSASRAALTTLGVVGAVGAGAAVWGVGIERYLFTVRWHELAILPAGSRPLRILHLSDAHMAPWQHRKQQWIAALADLEPDLVINTGDNMGHHDGLRGLRAAFDPLRGIPGFFVHGSNDHTAPSPRNPFKYFLGPSRTSGRNRTEPLDTQALDGYLTDELGWVDLNNAVGSADAAGTRIEAFGVSDAHRDWDRLDVLPDLLSGLRADSPRALTIGVTHAPYRRVLDEFTDLGAEVIFAGHTHGGQVRIPGSPAALVANCDIPLRQARGLSDWSHGGRRIPLNVSAGLGHSIYAPVRFACRPEASLLTLSARP
- a CDS encoding DUF1295 domain-containing protein codes for the protein MDPLLVVLIVAGAACAFCWIASLITKDTSWVDRLWSIVPVVYVWIFAISGILGGEDATRLIVMAVLVTAWGARLTFNFARKGGYTGMEDYRWAILRGRMKPWQFQLFNLFFIVLYQNALLVLITLPAYIAWQHPVPFGGWDAAFALLFAAFLVGEFVADQQQWDFHEKKKAARGTLEPGFVTSGLFAYSRHPNFFFEQAQWWAFYAIGAAALVTDGGGWLNWTIAGAALLTLLFIGSTVFTESITASKYPAYAEYRRTTSMLIPLPRRRGAAAPEIS
- a CDS encoding HAD-IIB family hydrolase; this translates as MTTPRLVAFDLDDTLAPSKSAIDPRIGDLLIALADRVEVAIISGGQLAQFTTQVVDRLPDASAVTLARLHLLPTCGTQYYRLTPDGITTVYAHSLTDDQKARALAAVEGEARRLGLWESETWGDILEDRGSQITFSALGQRAPLDAKIAWDPTGSKKSTLRAAVAERIPDLEVRSGGSTSVDITHQGIDKAYGMTRLSEQTGIPLDDMLFVGDRLDPDGNDYPVLAMGVACHAVEGWEDTAAFLDGLIPTLPPRD